A single window of Coffea eugenioides isolate CCC68of chromosome 7, Ceug_1.0, whole genome shotgun sequence DNA harbors:
- the LOC113777815 gene encoding casein kinase II subunit alpha-like: MAVRPCFQFIVSIARHHHPHIQTGHLFSSSLILPTPTKTFPTVILRRLSSRSPFSLIHQQQKQKPSQTCPPPPPQSPPLTHSPKLTPASTRLRPSLSPSETMSQKIGKSVRRPGAASKARVYTDINVIRPKEYWDYESLTVQWGEQDDYEVVRKVGRGKYSEVFEGVHTTNNEKCIIKILKPVKKKKIKREIKILQNLCGGPNIVKLLDIVRDQQSKTPSLIFEYVNNTDFKVLYPTLSDFDIRYYIYELLKALDYCHSQGIMHRDVKPHNVMIDHEQRKLRLIDWGLAEFYHPGKEYNVRVASRYFKGPELLVDLQDYDYSLDLWSLGCMFAGMIFRKEPFFYGHDNYDQLVKIAKVLGTDELNAYLNKYRLELDPQLATLVGRHSRKPWMKFVNSDNQHLAVPEAIDFVDKLLRYDHQERPTAKEAMAHPYFYPVRNAESSRTRT, translated from the exons ATGGCCGTAAGGCCTTGTTTCCAATTCATCGTCTCCATCGCTCGTCACCATCATCCTCATATTCAAACAGGCCACCTTTTCTCTTCCTCTTTGATTCTCCCTACTCCAACCAAGACCTTCCCAACCGTCATCCTTCGCCGTTTATCTTCCCGGTCCCCATTCTCTCTTATTCATCAACAGCAAAAGCAGAAACCCTCGCAAACTTGTCCTCCACCTCCACCCCAATCACCGCCGCTCACACATTCTCCCAAGCTTACGCCTGCGTCTACTCGCCTCCGGCCGTCGCTATCACCATCCGAAACCATGTCGCAGAAGATCGGAAAGTCTGTCCGCCGCCCTGGCGCCGCCTCCAAGGCCCGGGTTTATACTGATATTAATGTGATCCGCCCTAAGGAGTACTGGGATTATGAGTCCCTCACTGTTCAATGGGG GGAGCAGGATGATTATGAGGTGGTAAGGAAGGTGGGGAGAGGAAAATACAGTGAGGTTTTCGAAGGAGTTCACACTACCAACAATGAGAAATGCATTATCAAAATCCTTAAGcctgttaaaaagaaaaag ATCAAGAGGGAGATTAAGATTCTGCAGAATCTTTGTGGTGGGCCAAATATTGTAAAGTTGCTTGATATTGTTAGGGATCAGCAGTCAAAGACTCCGAGTCTTATATTCGAATATGTGAACAACACAGATTTTAAAGTGCTCTATCCCACACTATCAGACTTTGATATCCGCTATTACATTTATGAACTTTTGAAG GCATTAGATTATTGCCATTCTCAAGGTATCATGCATCGTGATGTGAAGCCCCATAATGTCATGATTGATCATGAGCAGCGTAAACTTCGTCTTATAGACTGGGGACTTGCAGAATTCTATCATCCTGGAAAAGAATACAATGTTCGTGTAGCCTCTAG ATACTTTAAAGGGCCTGAACTTCTTGTTGATTTGCAAGACTATGATTACTCACTGGACTTGTGGAGTCTTGGCTGTATGTTTGCTGGAATG ATATTCCGGAAGGAGCCTTTCTTTTATGGGCATGACAATTATGATCAATTGGTTAAGATTGCTAAG GTGTTGGGGACTGATGAGTTAAATGCTTATCTGAACAAGTATCGCTTGGAACTAGACCCACAACTAGCTACACTTGTTGGGAG GCATAGCAGGAAACCATGGATGAAGTTCGTTAATTCTGATAATCAACATTTAGCCGTGCCTGAG GCAATTGACTTTGTTGACAAGTTGCTGCGGTATGACCATCAAGAACGGCCTACTGCAAAAGAAGCTATG GCCCATCCTTACTTCTACCCTGTAAGAAATGCGGAAAGTAGCAGAACTCGAACATAA